Proteins encoded together in one Oncorhynchus mykiss isolate Arlee chromosome 7, USDA_OmykA_1.1, whole genome shotgun sequence window:
- the nol8 gene encoding nucleolar protein 8 isoform X2, with the protein MKRLYIGGLSHTITQKDLKDRFGKFGDVQDVELRTRRDDEGVPYKTFGYINLEITDAGFKKCMTVLNKSKWKGGTIQIEQARETFLQKLAQERHEAAEKIQSPSVNHKDKLVESMKEAGVENFHMKAAVPGTEIPGHKDWVVSKFGRVLPVLNLKCQGRNKFIKYDPSKHSHNIKKLESSAEVPDPTPVSQLTWEISGGDDDISKKRRGEFPPQKKPLAKKKKDRPNQVVANGQSDRVKSCRTSEKGSTVLKSNGETRPPTKPKQTPVSKKLQTQTSVCVFDSGDDSDGNIRTLAQRSTPVDGPVVEEDEDNLEVVGDNYIPRTFLTQQKIKDVCQLPGGSSGKNEEDYDSADTDEILNCRKTPSGTKQDQLPEVSKTQEKAEVNKQTNNLETDKVLPEKANKVLPEKANKVLPEKANKVLPEKANKVLPKKAVKKVSPIKKTPSPESDSGDGEDDDSEEEREDSYSSKAKRTYSVLPKKKAIEKSTTPSESDDDDDDDDSEEESDSDSSKAQKTGKKVVSKKKTPPSELSSDDSESSEGTSEASADSEYEAMFTNCQRLEFSLDDLQQLVKESFLKGLDSDDDDDDPGSDSQQPGPNRVSEVLGMEPRATASEAPVPLAKTGNGNTPEEILAAIFEEDNSDEVREKKKKKGKKKTNPSTSLPAFQGTKALLATSPQSLKRQVEEDGKMKTSTKKQKRDRLVLSEDDAKTVSKPLETKGTKTKTRPPSSSDSEDTTKSPALRRKTTSKAEAEKKSVPAASSTSSSSGCSSVESEMEEDVPAKNTQKAEVSKKPQTAGGVIDAKQQDNQKRLAAQEQRQKEAELQKKLIQEALAKLDSAANGKHHIKFSSDEGEDGNEEEHTSHVPPNPKKTLFQDSQSDEEDSSDEESPARGKPDLKDREYKKLAGSNLFDDEDDDDDDEEEKDGDRFQIKPQFEGKAGAKLMQLQSRFGTDERFQMDHRFIDSDDDEPEMESSQPERECELVEEKKKSLDILNNLLNINVQPSDPNKPTAKGKTFRDISALQYDPTKEEHAAFETKKDKPKKDSKLARKKKREEAEKLPEVSREMYYDVSMDLKEVFGTSKEEKTEEEEEENVAWDKEEEETSQPMAVDPVMVSSHLSTNEGEASSGFKFSFFGGDTAADTTTEKEEYRIETLKGAKVSWQVDPRFQDSSDEEEEEEEEAKEQTDTTTPTEEPLASKKAFFFFRLDDERLKEGPKAFCRSSKLEDQREMWEEKRTGLIEEYRKKHKDARRKLKTSQRN; encoded by the exons ATGAAACGTCTATATATCGGTGGCCTGAGCCACACCATCACTCAAAAGGATCTGAAAGACAGATTTGGTAAATTTGGTGATGTTCAGGATGTGGAACTCCGGACCCGGAGAGATGATGAAG GAGTTCCTTATAAAACCTTTGGATATATCAATTTAGAAATTACTGATGCTGGTTTTAAGAAAT GTATGACTGTGTTGAACAAGTCCAAATGGAAAGGTGGAACAATACAAATTGAGCAGGCCAGAGAAACCTTCTTACAGAA ATTAGCTCAGGAGCGTCATGAAGCTGCAGAGAAGATCCAATCACCAAGCGTCAACCACAAAGACAAACTCGTGGAGTCAATGAAGGAGGCAGGAGTGGAGAACTTCCACATGAAGGCAGCTGTTCCTGGGACAGAGATACCTGggcacaag GATTGGGTTGTGAGTAAATTTGGACGAGTCCTCCCGGTTCTTAATCTCAAGTGCCAAGGAAGGAACAAG TTCATCAAGTATGATCCGTCGAAACACAGCCACAACATCAAGAAACTAGAGAGTTCCGCCGAGGTTCCAGACCCGACGCCCGTGTCCCAACTGACGTGGGAAATATCAGGCGGCGACGACGACATCagtaagaagaggagaggagagttccCGCCGCAGAAAAAACCACTTGCTAAAAAGAAGAAAGACCGTCCGAACCAAGTCGTTGCAAACGGACAGTCCGACCGTGTGAAGTCCTGTCGGACCTCGGAGAAAGGTTCAACGGTTCTGAAGTCTAACGGCGAAACCAGACCTCCAACTAAACCTAAACAGACACCGGTCTCTAAGAAACTCCAGACGcagacctctgtgtgtgtttttgacagTGGCGATGACTCGGATGGGAACATTAGGACGTTGGCACAGCGGAGTACCCCGGTGGACGGCCCGGTAGTAGAGGAGGATGAAGACAACCTGGAGGTGGTAGGCGATAACTACATACCCAGAACATTCCTTACCCAGCAGAAGATTAAAGATGTCTGCCAGCTTCCAGGGGGGTCTTCTGGGAAGAACGAGGAGGATTATGACTCAGCTGATACTGATGAGATCCTCAACTGCAGAAAAACACCCAGTGGTACCAAGCAGGACCAACTGCCCGAGGTCAGTAAAACACAAGAGAAAGCTGAGGTGAATAAGCAAACCAACAACCTAGAAACAGACAAAGTCCTCCCTGAAAAGGCTAACAAAGTCCTCCCTGAAAAGGCTAACAAAGTCCTCCCTGAAAAGGCTAACAAAGTCCTCCCTGAAAAGGCTAACAAAGTCCTCCCTAAAAAGGCTGTAAAGAAAGTCTCCCCTATAAAGAAGACCCCTTCGCCAGAGAGTGATAGTGGTGATGGTGAGGATGATGACTCGGAAGAAGAGCGTGAAGATTCCTACTCTTCAAAAGCCAAAAGGACTTATAGCGTCCTCCCTAAGAAAAAGGCTATTGAGAAATCCACTACCCCTTCAGaatctgatgatgatgatgatgatgatgattcggAAGAAGAGAGTGATTCTGACTCTTCAAAAGCCCAAAAGACCGGCAAGAAGGTTGTCTCTAAAAAGAAGACCCCTCCTTCAGAATTATCATCTGACGATAGTGAATCAAGTGAAGGTACATCTGAGGCTAGCGCCGATTCCGAATACGAAGCCATGTTTACTAACTGTCAGAGGTTGGAGTTTTCACTGGACGATCTGCAGCAGCTGGTTAAAGAATCGTTTTTGAAAGGCTTGGACAgtgacgacgacgacgacgatcCGGGATCTGATTCACAACAACCTGGACCAAACCGAGTGTCTGAGGTGCTAGGGATGGAACCCAGGGCTACTGCCTCTGAGGCTCCTGTACCGCTGGCTAAGACGGGAAATGGCAACACACCGGAGGAGATTCTGGCGGCCATCTTTGAAGAGGACAACAGCGACGaggtgagagagaagaagaagaagaaggggaagaAGAAAACAAATCCGTCAACATCTCTTCCTGCTTTCCAGGGGACCAAGGCTCTCTTAGCCACATCGCCACAAAGTCTAAAAAGACAAGTTGAGGAGGACGGAAAAATGAAGACGTCCACTAAGAAACAGAAACGTGACAGATTAGTACTCTCAGAGGATGACGCCAAGACTGTGTCAAAACCCTTAGAAACGAAAGGCACTAAAACTAAAACTCGTCCTCCTAGCAGCTCGGACAGTGAAGATACAACCAAGTCACCAGCCCTCAGACGGAAAACGACTTCGAAAGCCGAGGCAGAGAAGAAGTCCGTCCCAGCGGCCAGCTCTACGTCCAGCAGCAGTGGGTGCTCCAGTGTGGAGTCAGAGATGGAGGAAGATGTACCTGCTAAAAATACTCAAAAGGCTgag GTGTCTAAGAAGCCCCAGACTGCTGGTGGGGTTATAGATGCTAAGCAACAGGACAACCAAAAACGCCTAGCTGCTCAGGAACAGAGGCAGAAGGAGGCTGAACTACAGAAGAAGCTCATCCAGGAGGCTCTGGCTAAACTG GATTCAGCTGCTAATGGGAAACACCACATCAAGTTCAGCTCTGATGAGGGAGAGGATGGCAACGAGGAAGAACATACTTCCCATGTACCTCCCAACCCCAAGAAGACACTGTTCCAGGACAGCCAGTCTGATGAGGAAGACTCTAGTGATGAAGAATCACCAGCTCGAGGAAAGCCAGACCTTAAAGACAGG GAATATAAGAAGCTGGCGGGCAGCAACCTGTTTGACgacgaggatgatgatgatgatgatgaggaggagaaggatggggACAGGTTCCAGATTAAACCTCAGTTTGAAGGAAAAGCTGGAGCGAAG CTCATGCAACTGCAGTCGAGGTTTGGAACAGATGAGCGTTTCCAGATGGATCACAGGTTTATTGACAGTGACGACGACGAACCAG AGATGGAGTCGTCTCAGCcggagagagagtgtgagctggtagaggagaagaagaaaagtCTAGACATCTTAAATAATCTCCTCAACATCAACGTACAACCCTCTGACCCTAATAAACCCACAGCTAAGGGCAAGACGTTCAG AGATATCTCAGCGTTGCAGTATGACCCAACCAAAGAGGAGCACGCTGCTTTTGAAACTAAGAAGGACAAGCCCAAGAAAGACAG TAAACTGGCAAGGAAGAAGAAGCGGGAGGAGGCGGAGAAGCTGCCAGAGGTCTCCAGGGAGATGTATTACGATGTGTCCATGGATCTGAAGGAGGTGTTTGGAACCTCCAAGGAGGAGaaaacggaggaggaggaggaggagaatgtgGCCTGGGataaagaagaggaagagacCAGTCAGCCTATGGCAGTCGATCCAGTGATGGTGTCATCTCACCTGTCAACCAATGAGGGAGAGGCATCGTCAGGCTTCAAGTTCTCGTTCTTTGGGGGTGACACGGCAGCCGACACCACCACTGAAAAAG AGGAGTACCGTATCGAGACGCTCAAGGGGGCCAAGGTGTCATGGCAGGTGGACCCTCGTTTCCAGGACAgcagtgatgaggaggaggaggaggaagaggaggccaaGGAACAGACTGACACCACTACACCCACAGA AGAGCCGCTGGCGTCGAAGAAAGCTTTCTTCTTTTTCCGGCTCGACGATGAACGGTTAAAAG AGGGGCCTAAAGCGTTCTGCAGGTCATCCAAGCTGGAGGACCAAAGGGAGAtgtgggaggagaagaggacgggACTCATAGAG GAGTACCGTAAAAAACACAAGGATGCAAGAAGGAAGCTGAAAACCTCCCAAAGAAACTGA
- the nol8 gene encoding nucleolar protein 8 isoform X1 translates to MFISDRLIYLTCYFTHLDFCLNFVQLVQLTKICQSEELVIMKRLYIGGLSHTITQKDLKDRFGKFGDVQDVELRTRRDDEGVPYKTFGYINLEITDAGFKKCMTVLNKSKWKGGTIQIEQARETFLQKLAQERHEAAEKIQSPSVNHKDKLVESMKEAGVENFHMKAAVPGTEIPGHKDWVVSKFGRVLPVLNLKCQGRNKFIKYDPSKHSHNIKKLESSAEVPDPTPVSQLTWEISGGDDDISKKRRGEFPPQKKPLAKKKKDRPNQVVANGQSDRVKSCRTSEKGSTVLKSNGETRPPTKPKQTPVSKKLQTQTSVCVFDSGDDSDGNIRTLAQRSTPVDGPVVEEDEDNLEVVGDNYIPRTFLTQQKIKDVCQLPGGSSGKNEEDYDSADTDEILNCRKTPSGTKQDQLPEVSKTQEKAEVNKQTNNLETDKVLPEKANKVLPEKANKVLPEKANKVLPEKANKVLPKKAVKKVSPIKKTPSPESDSGDGEDDDSEEEREDSYSSKAKRTYSVLPKKKAIEKSTTPSESDDDDDDDDSEEESDSDSSKAQKTGKKVVSKKKTPPSELSSDDSESSEGTSEASADSEYEAMFTNCQRLEFSLDDLQQLVKESFLKGLDSDDDDDDPGSDSQQPGPNRVSEVLGMEPRATASEAPVPLAKTGNGNTPEEILAAIFEEDNSDEVREKKKKKGKKKTNPSTSLPAFQGTKALLATSPQSLKRQVEEDGKMKTSTKKQKRDRLVLSEDDAKTVSKPLETKGTKTKTRPPSSSDSEDTTKSPALRRKTTSKAEAEKKSVPAASSTSSSSGCSSVESEMEEDVPAKNTQKAEVSKKPQTAGGVIDAKQQDNQKRLAAQEQRQKEAELQKKLIQEALAKLDSAANGKHHIKFSSDEGEDGNEEEHTSHVPPNPKKTLFQDSQSDEEDSSDEESPARGKPDLKDREYKKLAGSNLFDDEDDDDDDEEEKDGDRFQIKPQFEGKAGAKLMQLQSRFGTDERFQMDHRFIDSDDDEPEMESSQPERECELVEEKKKSLDILNNLLNINVQPSDPNKPTAKGKTFRDISALQYDPTKEEHAAFETKKDKPKKDSKLARKKKREEAEKLPEVSREMYYDVSMDLKEVFGTSKEEKTEEEEEENVAWDKEEEETSQPMAVDPVMVSSHLSTNEGEASSGFKFSFFGGDTAADTTTEKEEYRIETLKGAKVSWQVDPRFQDSSDEEEEEEEEAKEQTDTTTPTEEPLASKKAFFFFRLDDERLKEGPKAFCRSSKLEDQREMWEEKRTGLIEEYRKKHKDARRKLKTSQRN, encoded by the exons ATGTTCATTTCGGATCGATTAATATATTTGACCTGTTACTTTACACACTTGGATTTCTGCCTCAATTTTGTTCAACTTGTCCAGTTAACAAAG ATCTGTCAATCTGAGGAGTTAGTCATCATGAAACGTCTATATATCGGTGGCCTGAGCCACACCATCACTCAAAAGGATCTGAAAGACAGATTTGGTAAATTTGGTGATGTTCAGGATGTGGAACTCCGGACCCGGAGAGATGATGAAG GAGTTCCTTATAAAACCTTTGGATATATCAATTTAGAAATTACTGATGCTGGTTTTAAGAAAT GTATGACTGTGTTGAACAAGTCCAAATGGAAAGGTGGAACAATACAAATTGAGCAGGCCAGAGAAACCTTCTTACAGAA ATTAGCTCAGGAGCGTCATGAAGCTGCAGAGAAGATCCAATCACCAAGCGTCAACCACAAAGACAAACTCGTGGAGTCAATGAAGGAGGCAGGAGTGGAGAACTTCCACATGAAGGCAGCTGTTCCTGGGACAGAGATACCTGggcacaag GATTGGGTTGTGAGTAAATTTGGACGAGTCCTCCCGGTTCTTAATCTCAAGTGCCAAGGAAGGAACAAG TTCATCAAGTATGATCCGTCGAAACACAGCCACAACATCAAGAAACTAGAGAGTTCCGCCGAGGTTCCAGACCCGACGCCCGTGTCCCAACTGACGTGGGAAATATCAGGCGGCGACGACGACATCagtaagaagaggagaggagagttccCGCCGCAGAAAAAACCACTTGCTAAAAAGAAGAAAGACCGTCCGAACCAAGTCGTTGCAAACGGACAGTCCGACCGTGTGAAGTCCTGTCGGACCTCGGAGAAAGGTTCAACGGTTCTGAAGTCTAACGGCGAAACCAGACCTCCAACTAAACCTAAACAGACACCGGTCTCTAAGAAACTCCAGACGcagacctctgtgtgtgtttttgacagTGGCGATGACTCGGATGGGAACATTAGGACGTTGGCACAGCGGAGTACCCCGGTGGACGGCCCGGTAGTAGAGGAGGATGAAGACAACCTGGAGGTGGTAGGCGATAACTACATACCCAGAACATTCCTTACCCAGCAGAAGATTAAAGATGTCTGCCAGCTTCCAGGGGGGTCTTCTGGGAAGAACGAGGAGGATTATGACTCAGCTGATACTGATGAGATCCTCAACTGCAGAAAAACACCCAGTGGTACCAAGCAGGACCAACTGCCCGAGGTCAGTAAAACACAAGAGAAAGCTGAGGTGAATAAGCAAACCAACAACCTAGAAACAGACAAAGTCCTCCCTGAAAAGGCTAACAAAGTCCTCCCTGAAAAGGCTAACAAAGTCCTCCCTGAAAAGGCTAACAAAGTCCTCCCTGAAAAGGCTAACAAAGTCCTCCCTAAAAAGGCTGTAAAGAAAGTCTCCCCTATAAAGAAGACCCCTTCGCCAGAGAGTGATAGTGGTGATGGTGAGGATGATGACTCGGAAGAAGAGCGTGAAGATTCCTACTCTTCAAAAGCCAAAAGGACTTATAGCGTCCTCCCTAAGAAAAAGGCTATTGAGAAATCCACTACCCCTTCAGaatctgatgatgatgatgatgatgatgattcggAAGAAGAGAGTGATTCTGACTCTTCAAAAGCCCAAAAGACCGGCAAGAAGGTTGTCTCTAAAAAGAAGACCCCTCCTTCAGAATTATCATCTGACGATAGTGAATCAAGTGAAGGTACATCTGAGGCTAGCGCCGATTCCGAATACGAAGCCATGTTTACTAACTGTCAGAGGTTGGAGTTTTCACTGGACGATCTGCAGCAGCTGGTTAAAGAATCGTTTTTGAAAGGCTTGGACAgtgacgacgacgacgacgatcCGGGATCTGATTCACAACAACCTGGACCAAACCGAGTGTCTGAGGTGCTAGGGATGGAACCCAGGGCTACTGCCTCTGAGGCTCCTGTACCGCTGGCTAAGACGGGAAATGGCAACACACCGGAGGAGATTCTGGCGGCCATCTTTGAAGAGGACAACAGCGACGaggtgagagagaagaagaagaagaaggggaagaAGAAAACAAATCCGTCAACATCTCTTCCTGCTTTCCAGGGGACCAAGGCTCTCTTAGCCACATCGCCACAAAGTCTAAAAAGACAAGTTGAGGAGGACGGAAAAATGAAGACGTCCACTAAGAAACAGAAACGTGACAGATTAGTACTCTCAGAGGATGACGCCAAGACTGTGTCAAAACCCTTAGAAACGAAAGGCACTAAAACTAAAACTCGTCCTCCTAGCAGCTCGGACAGTGAAGATACAACCAAGTCACCAGCCCTCAGACGGAAAACGACTTCGAAAGCCGAGGCAGAGAAGAAGTCCGTCCCAGCGGCCAGCTCTACGTCCAGCAGCAGTGGGTGCTCCAGTGTGGAGTCAGAGATGGAGGAAGATGTACCTGCTAAAAATACTCAAAAGGCTgag GTGTCTAAGAAGCCCCAGACTGCTGGTGGGGTTATAGATGCTAAGCAACAGGACAACCAAAAACGCCTAGCTGCTCAGGAACAGAGGCAGAAGGAGGCTGAACTACAGAAGAAGCTCATCCAGGAGGCTCTGGCTAAACTG GATTCAGCTGCTAATGGGAAACACCACATCAAGTTCAGCTCTGATGAGGGAGAGGATGGCAACGAGGAAGAACATACTTCCCATGTACCTCCCAACCCCAAGAAGACACTGTTCCAGGACAGCCAGTCTGATGAGGAAGACTCTAGTGATGAAGAATCACCAGCTCGAGGAAAGCCAGACCTTAAAGACAGG GAATATAAGAAGCTGGCGGGCAGCAACCTGTTTGACgacgaggatgatgatgatgatgatgaggaggagaaggatggggACAGGTTCCAGATTAAACCTCAGTTTGAAGGAAAAGCTGGAGCGAAG CTCATGCAACTGCAGTCGAGGTTTGGAACAGATGAGCGTTTCCAGATGGATCACAGGTTTATTGACAGTGACGACGACGAACCAG AGATGGAGTCGTCTCAGCcggagagagagtgtgagctggtagaggagaagaagaaaagtCTAGACATCTTAAATAATCTCCTCAACATCAACGTACAACCCTCTGACCCTAATAAACCCACAGCTAAGGGCAAGACGTTCAG AGATATCTCAGCGTTGCAGTATGACCCAACCAAAGAGGAGCACGCTGCTTTTGAAACTAAGAAGGACAAGCCCAAGAAAGACAG TAAACTGGCAAGGAAGAAGAAGCGGGAGGAGGCGGAGAAGCTGCCAGAGGTCTCCAGGGAGATGTATTACGATGTGTCCATGGATCTGAAGGAGGTGTTTGGAACCTCCAAGGAGGAGaaaacggaggaggaggaggaggagaatgtgGCCTGGGataaagaagaggaagagacCAGTCAGCCTATGGCAGTCGATCCAGTGATGGTGTCATCTCACCTGTCAACCAATGAGGGAGAGGCATCGTCAGGCTTCAAGTTCTCGTTCTTTGGGGGTGACACGGCAGCCGACACCACCACTGAAAAAG AGGAGTACCGTATCGAGACGCTCAAGGGGGCCAAGGTGTCATGGCAGGTGGACCCTCGTTTCCAGGACAgcagtgatgaggaggaggaggaggaagaggaggccaaGGAACAGACTGACACCACTACACCCACAGA AGAGCCGCTGGCGTCGAAGAAAGCTTTCTTCTTTTTCCGGCTCGACGATGAACGGTTAAAAG AGGGGCCTAAAGCGTTCTGCAGGTCATCCAAGCTGGAGGACCAAAGGGAGAtgtgggaggagaagaggacgggACTCATAGAG GAGTACCGTAAAAAACACAAGGATGCAAGAAGGAAGCTGAAAACCTCCCAAAGAAACTGA